Proteins encoded by one window of Salvia splendens isolate huo1 chromosome 5, SspV2, whole genome shotgun sequence:
- the LOC121803100 gene encoding adenylate kinase 5, chloroplastic-like isoform X1: protein MLSCSAVATFSLTSNLPPPSNPSLSPSLHFSSISLPLQFTSHHAHSCGHASIKVKPLRKTLKIVSSATEPLRVMISGAPASGKGTQCEMIAQKFGVVHISTGDILRAEVSAGTEIGNKAKEFMNSGRLVPDEIVTAMVTTRLSLKDVKEKGWLLDGYPRSSAQAESLEKRSIRPDIYVMLEVPDDVLIDRCVGRRLDPLTGKIYHVKNFPPENEEIKDRLVTRPDDTEEKVKSRLEIYKRNVESILSTYSGVMVKINGNRAKEVVFEEINSLLLRLQKDKEEKSKSGELVRNENQLDSLSLEKNKWRGIPTKLNNIPHSREIREYFYEDVLQATKRAIEDGKTRLKVEISIPELNPEMDVYRIGTLLELVRILALSFADDGKRVKVCVQGSMGEGALAGMPLQLAGTRKILEFMDWGDDGVMGTFVNIGSIGAKEVEEQDGIYILVAPQNAVGNCIIGDLKAMTDAAAHRPVILVNPKLRDVPGSSGIMQTMGREERLAYAASFEICYFFRLLYYYGTQYPIMGALRMSYPYEYQLYKRVDESPKKEKYELLSTFEKRPSGEEINDSFEGKVRDKAKESKGIWGFLSSIF, encoded by the exons ATGTTGAGCTGCTCAGCCGTTGCCACTTTCTCTCTAACCTCCAATCTCCCTCCTCCCTCaaacccctctctctctccctctctccattTTTCATCTATTTCTCTCCCGCTACAGTTTACATCTCATCACGCTCACTCGTGCGGCCATGCCTCCATCAAGGTCAAACCTCTGCGAAAG ACGCTCAAAATTGTAAGCTCGGCGACTGAGCCACTGAGAGTGATGATATCAGGTGCCCCGGCTTCAGGGAAGGGGACACAGTGTGAGATGATTGCTCAAAAG TTTGGAGTAGTACACATTTCAACGGGAGATATTCTGCGAGCTGAAGTATCAGCAGGTACAGAAATTGGAAACAAGGCAAAGGAGTTCATGAATTCGGGTCGGTTGGTACCAGATGAAATCGTCACAGCT ATGGTGACAACCCGACTATCTCTGAAAGATGTGAAGGAGAAAGGATGGCTTTTAGATGGATACCCACGAAGTTCTGCCCAAGCAGAGAGTTTGGAGAAACGGAGTATTAGGCCTGATATATATGTCATGCTCGAG GTGCCTGATGATGTTTTAATTGACCGATGTGTTGGGAGAAGGTTAGATCCTTTGACAGGAAAAATCTATCATGTGAAAAACTTCCCACCagaaaatgaagaaattaaagaCAGGCTTGTTACTCGTCCTGATGACACAGAGGAAAAG GTGAAGTCGCGTTTAGAAATATATAAGAGAAATGTTGAATCAATCTTATCGACCTACTCGGGCGTAATGGTTAAG ATCAATGGAAACCGTGCAAAAGAAGTAGTTTTTGAAGAGATTAATTCTTTGTTGTTGAGATTGcaaaaagataaagaagaaaaatcaaaatcag GTGAACTTGTAAGAAATGAGAACCAATTGGATTCGTTATCTTTGGAAAAG AATAAATGGAGAGGAATACCGACGAAACTAAATAACATTCCTCACTCTAGAGAAATCAGGGAATACTTCTATGAGGATGTGTTGCAAGCAACAAAACGAGCAATAGAAGATGGGAAAACTCGATTGAAG GTGGAAATCAGTATCCCAGAGCTAAATCCAGAAATG GATGTATATCGCATAGGTACTCTACTGGAACTGGTCCGTATTCTTGCTCTTTCCTTTGCGGATGATGGAAAGCGCGTCAAG GTCTGTGTGCAAGGGTCTATGGGAGAAGGAGCATTAGCTGGAATGCCACTGCAGCTTGCTGGAACTCGGAAGATTTTGGAGTTCATGGATTGGGGTGACGATGGTGTTATGGGTACCTTCGTCAATATCGGTTCCATAG GTGCTAAAGAGGTTGAGGAGCAAGATGGCATCTATATCTTAGTGGCTCCACAAAATGCAGTAGGGAACTGTATTATTGGT GACCTAAAAGCTATGACTGATGCCGCCGCTCATCGTCCAGTCATCCTTGTCAATCCTAAGCTCAGG GACGTACCAGGTTCAAGTGGTATCATGCAA ACTATGGGCCGGGAGGAAAGATTAGCATATGCCGCTTCATTTGAGATATGCTACTTCTTCCGGTTACTCTACTATTACGGAACCCAATATCCTATCATGGGTGCCCTCAG GATGTCTTACCCGTACGAATACCAGTTGTACAAGAGGGTCGATGAATCTCCCAAGAAGGAGAAATACGAACTCTTGTCGACATTCGAGAAAAGGCCAAGTGGCGAAGAGATTAATGATTCTTTTGAAGGAAAAGTCAG AGATAAGGCCAAAGAATCGAAAGGAATATG GGGCTTCTTGAGCAGCATATTTTAA
- the LOC121803100 gene encoding adenylate kinase 5, chloroplastic-like isoform X2 → MVTTRLSLKDVKEKGWLLDGYPRSSAQAESLEKRSIRPDIYVMLEVPDDVLIDRCVGRRLDPLTGKIYHVKNFPPENEEIKDRLVTRPDDTEEKVKSRLEIYKRNVESILSTYSGVMVKINGNRAKEVVFEEINSLLLRLQKDKEEKSKSGELVRNENQLDSLSLEKNKWRGIPTKLNNIPHSREIREYFYEDVLQATKRAIEDGKTRLKVEISIPELNPEMDVYRIGTLLELVRILALSFADDGKRVKVCVQGSMGEGALAGMPLQLAGTRKILEFMDWGDDGVMGTFVNIGSIGAKEVEEQDGIYILVAPQNAVGNCIIGDLKAMTDAAAHRPVILVNPKLRDVPGSSGIMQTMGREERLAYAASFEICYFFRLLYYYGTQYPIMGALRMSYPYEYQLYKRVDESPKKEKYELLSTFEKRPSGEEINDSFEGKVRDKAKESKGIWGFLSSIF, encoded by the exons ATGGTGACAACCCGACTATCTCTGAAAGATGTGAAGGAGAAAGGATGGCTTTTAGATGGATACCCACGAAGTTCTGCCCAAGCAGAGAGTTTGGAGAAACGGAGTATTAGGCCTGATATATATGTCATGCTCGAG GTGCCTGATGATGTTTTAATTGACCGATGTGTTGGGAGAAGGTTAGATCCTTTGACAGGAAAAATCTATCATGTGAAAAACTTCCCACCagaaaatgaagaaattaaagaCAGGCTTGTTACTCGTCCTGATGACACAGAGGAAAAG GTGAAGTCGCGTTTAGAAATATATAAGAGAAATGTTGAATCAATCTTATCGACCTACTCGGGCGTAATGGTTAAG ATCAATGGAAACCGTGCAAAAGAAGTAGTTTTTGAAGAGATTAATTCTTTGTTGTTGAGATTGcaaaaagataaagaagaaaaatcaaaatcag GTGAACTTGTAAGAAATGAGAACCAATTGGATTCGTTATCTTTGGAAAAG AATAAATGGAGAGGAATACCGACGAAACTAAATAACATTCCTCACTCTAGAGAAATCAGGGAATACTTCTATGAGGATGTGTTGCAAGCAACAAAACGAGCAATAGAAGATGGGAAAACTCGATTGAAG GTGGAAATCAGTATCCCAGAGCTAAATCCAGAAATG GATGTATATCGCATAGGTACTCTACTGGAACTGGTCCGTATTCTTGCTCTTTCCTTTGCGGATGATGGAAAGCGCGTCAAG GTCTGTGTGCAAGGGTCTATGGGAGAAGGAGCATTAGCTGGAATGCCACTGCAGCTTGCTGGAACTCGGAAGATTTTGGAGTTCATGGATTGGGGTGACGATGGTGTTATGGGTACCTTCGTCAATATCGGTTCCATAG GTGCTAAAGAGGTTGAGGAGCAAGATGGCATCTATATCTTAGTGGCTCCACAAAATGCAGTAGGGAACTGTATTATTGGT GACCTAAAAGCTATGACTGATGCCGCCGCTCATCGTCCAGTCATCCTTGTCAATCCTAAGCTCAGG GACGTACCAGGTTCAAGTGGTATCATGCAA ACTATGGGCCGGGAGGAAAGATTAGCATATGCCGCTTCATTTGAGATATGCTACTTCTTCCGGTTACTCTACTATTACGGAACCCAATATCCTATCATGGGTGCCCTCAG GATGTCTTACCCGTACGAATACCAGTTGTACAAGAGGGTCGATGAATCTCCCAAGAAGGAGAAATACGAACTCTTGTCGACATTCGAGAAAAGGCCAAGTGGCGAAGAGATTAATGATTCTTTTGAAGGAAAAGTCAG AGATAAGGCCAAAGAATCGAAAGGAATATG GGGCTTCTTGAGCAGCATATTTTAA